Proteins from one Bradyrhizobium amphicarpaeae genomic window:
- the fabA gene encoding bifunctional 3-hydroxydecanoyl-ACP dehydratase/trans-2-decenoyl-ACP isomerase, with protein sequence MLNRRNGYEYEDLLACGRGEMFGPGNAQLPLPPMLMFDRITDINDNGGEFGKGLVRAELDVKPDLWFFGCHFKNDPVMPGCLGLDALWQMVGFFLGWTGGEGRGRALGLNELKFSGQVLPEARKVVYNVDIKRVMRSKLVLGIADGWLSVDDQIIYRAKDLKVGLFKQGTDLG encoded by the coding sequence ATGCTGAACAGGCGCAACGGTTACGAATACGAAGATCTGCTGGCCTGTGGCCGCGGCGAGATGTTCGGTCCGGGCAATGCCCAGCTGCCGTTGCCGCCGATGCTGATGTTCGACCGCATCACCGACATCAACGACAATGGCGGCGAGTTCGGCAAGGGGCTGGTGCGCGCCGAGCTCGACGTCAAGCCCGACCTCTGGTTCTTCGGCTGCCACTTCAAGAACGATCCGGTCATGCCCGGCTGCCTCGGTCTCGACGCGCTGTGGCAAATGGTCGGCTTTTTTCTGGGCTGGACCGGGGGCGAAGGTCGCGGCCGCGCGCTTGGCTTGAACGAATTGAAGTTCAGCGGTCAGGTGCTGCCCGAGGCTCGCAAGGTTGTGTACAACGTCGATATCAAGCGCGTGATGCGTTCAAAGCTCGTGCTTGGCATCGCCGATGGATGGCTTTCGGTCGATGACCAGATTATCTATCGCGCCAAGGACTTGAAGGTCGGCCTGTTCAAGCAGGGCACGGACCTGGGCTGA
- a CDS encoding SH3 domain-containing protein has protein sequence MALGRFCSVMALVCTWLSASVGPSHSAKDATPQTASGLPVPRYVSLKSDHVNVRAGPTKDNDVAWVYTRSGLPVEITAEFENWRRVRDSEGAEGWVYHSLLSGRRTAVVTMKHKDELAPIYDRADPDSAVAAKLQAGVVTQVKKCAANWCRITGNGFDGWIQQERLWGVYSDEQVN, from the coding sequence ATGGCGTTGGGGCGTTTTTGTTCGGTGATGGCGCTCGTTTGCACCTGGTTGAGCGCTTCGGTCGGCCCCTCGCATTCGGCCAAGGACGCCACGCCCCAGACCGCCAGCGGTCTGCCGGTGCCGCGCTATGTCAGCCTCAAATCGGATCACGTGAACGTCCGTGCCGGCCCGACCAAGGACAATGACGTGGCCTGGGTCTACACCCGTTCGGGCCTGCCGGTGGAAATCACCGCCGAGTTCGAGAATTGGCGCCGGGTACGCGATTCCGAAGGCGCCGAGGGCTGGGTCTATCACTCGCTGCTGTCGGGCCGCCGCACCGCGGTCGTCACCATGAAGCACAAGGACGAACTCGCCCCGATCTACGATCGCGCCGATCCCGACAGCGCCGTTGCAGCAAAACTCCAGGCCGGCGTCGTCACGCAGGTGAAGAAATGCGCTGCAAACTGGTGCCGCATCACCGGCAACGGCTTCGACGGCTGGATCCAGCAGGAGCGCCTCTGGGGCGTCTATTCGGACGAGCAGGTGAATTGA
- the irrA gene encoding iron response transcriptional regulator IrrA — protein MNENTAPHHDDDVHAAALLSGRQPALTGCPWHDVNEMLQSAGLRPTRQRMALGWLLFGKGARHLTAEMLYEEATLAKVPVSLATVYNTLNQLTDAGLLRQVSVDGTKTYFDTNVTTHHHYYLENSHELVDIEDPHLALSKMPEVPEGYEIARIDMVVRLRKKR, from the coding sequence ATGAACGAGAATACCGCGCCCCATCACGACGACGACGTCCATGCCGCGGCCCTCTTGTCCGGCCGCCAGCCGGCTTTGACCGGCTGCCCCTGGCACGACGTCAACGAAATGCTCCAGTCCGCGGGGCTCCGTCCGACGCGCCAACGCATGGCGCTCGGCTGGCTGTTGTTCGGCAAAGGTGCTCGCCACCTCACGGCCGAAATGCTGTACGAGGAAGCGACGCTGGCCAAGGTCCCGGTGTCGCTGGCGACCGTCTACAACACGCTGAACCAGCTCACCGATGCCGGCCTGCTGCGGCAGGTCAGTGTCGACGGCACCAAGACCTATTTCGATACCAACGTCACCACCCACCACCACTACTACCTCGAGAACAGCCATGAGCTGGTCGACATCGAGGATCCGCATCTGGCGCTGTCCAAGATGCCGGAGGTGCCGGAGGGTTACGAGATCGCGCGCATCGACATGGTCGTGCGCCTGCGCAAGAAGCGCTGA
- a CDS encoding 2-hydroxyacid dehydrogenase: protein MSVKKKPLVVVTRKLPDSIETRMRELFDARINLEDTPMSADQIAEAARTADVLVPTVTDHISADIVNQPDCKLRLIANFGNGVDNIDVEAAHARGITVTNTPKVLTEDTADMTMALILAVPRRMIEGASILTEGKPWAGWSPTWMLGHRIGGKRLGIIGMGRIGQAVARRARAFGLQIHYHNRRPVAPVIAEELGATYWESLDQMLARMDIISVNCPHTPATYHLLSARRLKLIRKDAYIVNTARGEVTDEDTLIKLIEGGEIAGAGLDVYEHEPAVNPKLVRLAKAGKVTLMPHMGSATIEGRVEMGEKVIINIRTFLDAHKPPDRVLPSML from the coding sequence ATGTCGGTGAAGAAAAAGCCCCTCGTCGTGGTGACGCGCAAGCTGCCGGATTCGATCGAGACGCGGATGCGCGAATTGTTCGACGCGCGGATCAATCTCGAGGACACGCCGATGTCCGCCGACCAGATCGCTGAAGCCGCACGCACCGCCGACGTGCTGGTTCCGACCGTCACCGACCATATCAGCGCCGACATCGTCAACCAGCCCGACTGCAAGCTGCGGCTGATCGCCAATTTCGGCAACGGCGTCGACAATATCGACGTCGAGGCCGCGCATGCCCGCGGCATCACCGTCACCAATACGCCAAAGGTCCTGACCGAGGACACCGCCGACATGACCATGGCGCTGATCCTCGCGGTACCCAGGCGGATGATCGAAGGCGCCTCGATCCTGACCGAAGGAAAGCCGTGGGCCGGCTGGTCGCCGACCTGGATGCTCGGTCACCGCATCGGCGGCAAGCGGCTCGGCATCATCGGCATGGGCCGCATCGGCCAGGCGGTGGCGCGCCGTGCCCGCGCCTTCGGCCTGCAGATCCACTATCACAACCGCCGTCCCGTGGCGCCTGTCATCGCCGAAGAGTTGGGCGCGACCTATTGGGAAAGCCTCGACCAGATGCTGGCGCGGATGGACATCATCTCGGTGAACTGTCCGCACACGCCGGCGACCTATCATCTGCTCTCGGCGCGGCGGCTGAAGCTGATCCGGAAAGACGCCTACATCGTCAACACCGCGCGCGGCGAGGTGACCGACGAGGACACGCTGATCAAGCTGATCGAAGGCGGCGAAATTGCCGGCGCCGGCCTCGACGTCTACGAGCACGAGCCCGCGGTCAACCCGAAGCTGGTGCGGCTCGCCAAGGCCGGCAAGGTGACGCTGATGCCGCATATGGGCTCGGCCACGATCGAAGGCCGCGTCGAGAT